The sequence below is a genomic window from Aureispira sp. CCB-E.
TTATCAAGAGCAATAACAGTAAATGCAATAATTTCCTCATGCTGCTACAATCGTCTAAAACTAAGAATGCGTCTAAGGTAAGATATTTAAAAGAGAAATAGAAAAGGAATGTAATCTAAGAATTACTAAACGAGTATTTGGCATTTGTTTCGATTATTTGGAGGGTTAGGTAGCATTCTTTGCTAAAATTTAGCTAAGTTAGAAGCCTATTTTTATTAAAATTTCACTCCCAATAGCAGTAAAAAATTAACAATAGATGGCTGTGTTCTTCCTTCATGTCCCCCCGTAAAATATCGAAACATTGTTCCCAAAGAAAGATAACCTACACGATACTTTAATTCCATATTGGCTTGTGCTCCCCAATAAGATAGATCAGTGGTATAAATACTTGGACCAAGATTCAGATTCACTTCTACACCGCTTTTCTCTCCCGTTCTAAATAAACTACAAAATCCAGCTGCTCCAATATCGACGTACCAACCACCATTGGCAACATCAACTCCTGCGCCCAACCATGTTGCTTGAAATCCTAATTGATAACGTGTATGTCCAGTATAATACCATTTATTTCCAAATCGTCCACTAAAAGCATGAGCACTCTTCCAACTAGCTGGTTCTGTTTTTATAGAGTGAGACTTAAAAGCAATGGAACGTTCTTCATAAACCAAAGACATTCCTACCCCCAAATCTACCCAAAAACCATTCTTAAAAACTCTATCTTCAGGAAGCTTTTCCAGCTCCCAAACTGGTTCATCATCCAATTCACTTTGCGCACAAATATTATTTCCCCAAAAAAAGAGACAAATGATGAACAATATACATTTTGTCATGTTTTTCTATTTACTAGAGTTATGCAATTTTTAGAAATTTTATTTCCATAAAAAGAAAATAATCCTAAAAAGATAAGAACAAAAAAACTATTTATCCGTTTTTTCTCTGTAAAAATCCTTCAAAATCAATGCTTAAAATTGCCTTTTCTTCTATTTATAAATACACTCTTCCCGAAGGACATCGTTTTCCTATGTCTAAATACGAACTCATTCCAGCCCAATTATTACATCAAGGCATTATAGAGCAAGAGCATTTTTTTGAGCCCCAACCCTTAGAAGAAACTTGGATTTTGCGCACGCACGACAAAGCCTATTGGCAAAGCTTAAAGGAACTCAGTATTAGCCCTAAAGCTGCCCGAAAAATTGGTTTTCCTGTTCGCAAAAGTTTGATTGATCGAGGTCGAGTGATTGCGCAAGGAACCATCGACTGTGCGTTGTATGCAAAACAATATGGTGTTGCGATGAATGTTGCGGGAGGCACGCACCACTCTTTTCGTGATAGAGGCGAAGGTTTCTGTGTATTAAACGACTTTGCGATTGCTTCTAATTATCTCCTAGACAATCAATTGGCACAACAAATTTTGATTATTGATCTAGATGTTCACCAAGGTAATGGTACTGCCAAGATTTTTGAACAAGAGCCAAGAGTATTTACTTTTTCTATGCATGGTGCTAAAAATTATCCGCTCCAAAAAGAAAACTCAGACTTAGATATTCCACTCGAAGATGGTCTGAAAGACGAGCCTTACCTAGACTTGGTTCGTGCTTACATTCCTCGGTTATTAGAAGAAGTTCAACCTGATTTGGTGTTTTATTTGTCTGGTGTTGATGTCTTAGCTTCTGACAAATTAGGTCGTTTGGGCTTGAGCATTGAAGGGTGTAAAATACGAGATCAGCTCGTTTTTGAATATTGCAAAGCAGCCAACATTCCTGTCGCCGTTAGTATGGGAGGTGGCTATTCTCCCAAATTAGCACATATTGTCGATGCCCATTGCAATACTTTTAAAATGGCTCAAGAGGTATTTTTTGATTAAAATATCGTACTAAGATAAAGTTTTATTTGATCTATAAAATCCAATAACAATTTGGGTTGAAATATCAATAAAAAAACAAATCCCCATACCGATCCCCAATAGTGCGCATCATGCCCAATGTTGTCGTTACCTTGTTTACTTTTGTAAGCCGAATAAGCCAAATACAAGCCACCAAATATAAAAGCAGGAATTCTTATTGGTATAAAAATGATTCCAATCCCTCCTAATGGACTCAATAAAATAGTAGCAAACACAACACTAGAAACGGCTCCTGAAGCTCCTAGAGCGTTATAAGAAGAACTATATCTATGTTTGTAAAATGAATAGACAGACGACATGGCTAATCCCGTGAGATATAGTGTAAGGTATAAAATTGGTCCCATCAATGGACCAAAATATCTTGTACTCTTCAAATCCATTTCCAATTGTCCTCCAAACATATACAGTACAAAACTATTGAGTCCTAGATGCACCCAATCCTTGTGAATGAGTCCATGACTAAAAAAACGATACCACTGATTGTATTTATCAATAGCATACGCATTAAACAACATGCGACGTTTTTCGTCGGAGTCTTCCATATACCGATAAGAGGTATAAATTGTAATGGCCAATATTAGATAGGTTAACGGTGCTTCGTGCAAAGCAGGCTCGTTACTCAATTGCAAAAATAAGCTATTCATGGATGTTTGTTAATTGTATATAAAGGTTTTAGAAGTTTGGCTAAAACAATATAGCTACTTTTTAATAGCACTAATAATTTCTTGGTTTAAAATATCACTTTCAATTTCACCATCTTTCAAACGAATAATCCGATGAGCATGTTCGGCAATATCAGGTTCGTGTGTTACCAAAATAACGGTATTTCCATTGTTATGAATTTCTTCAAACAAAGCCATTATTTCAATAGAGGTTTTTGAGTCTAAATTTCCTGTTGGCTCATCTGCTAGAATAATTGATGGATTATTGACCAAAGCTCTAGCTACTGCCACTCGTTGTCGCTGTCCACCAGACAATTCATTAGGTTTGTGATGCACTCGATCTCCTAGTCCTACCGATTCTAATACCGCTTGAGCTTTCGCCAAACGATCTGATTTTTTCATACCAGAGTAAACCAAAGGCAAAGCTACATTTTCTAAAGAAGACAATCTTGGGATTAAATTAAAGGTCTGAAAGACAAAACCAATCTCTTTGTTTCGAATCTCTGCTAATTCATCATCTACCAAAGTAGATACATTTTGATTGTTCAACAAATAAGTACCCGCAGAAGGAGTGTCTAAACAACCTAACATATTCATCAAGGTTGATTTACCTGATCCTGATGGTCCCATCAAAGCTACATATTCGTTGCGTTTAATATTCAATGTTACCCCTCGAAGCGCATGCACAACTTGCTCCCCCATTTGGTAACTTTTTTTGACATTTTGAATGTCTATGACTCGTTGCATGGTATTATTTTTTAGGCACAAAATCCAAAGATACAGAATTGATACAATAACGCACGCCTGTTGGTGGAGGACCATCGTTGAAAATATGCCCCAAATGGCTTTCACAAGTAGAACAAACCAATTCCACTCGTCGCATACCATGGCTATTATCTGCTCGTTGCGTAATGTTCGCCGTTTCTAACTCTCCCCAAAAAGAAGGCCAGCCACATCCTGAATGATACTTATTGGTAGAATCAAACAAAGGTGTTTTGCAAGCATTACACAAATACGTCCCTTCTTCTTCATGATTGTAATACGCCCCTGTAAAAGCTCGTTCAGTGCCAGCTTGTCTCAATACGTTATACTCTAAGTCAGAAAGTTGATTTTTCCATTCTGCTTCTGTCTTATTTATTTTTTTCATTATTGACCGTTTTCTAGTTGTTCAAAGTTTGAAATTACATGTTATGCTTATAGGTTTTATTCGTATTATTGCATAGGTATAATAATACCCCTTAAAACATTATTATTAACAATAAAAAGTAATAATCGTTCTGTTCTTAACATCAATAGTTCGTTGAAAAACTTTATTAGTTTGATAATCAGCAAGTTGTGTCTTTGTTGCGTTTTGTGTTAAAATTTTGATTATCAAACTAATATAAATGTGCTTTTTTATCTTTTTGGTAAAAAAGTAAAAAATCAACGAACTACTATAACATAGATATGATAATCAACCACTCTTTCATATTTCAATAAAGATACAATTGTCCTTTGCATCTCATCTAAGAAATCGACCAAAACAATGGAACAACTCGACGAACATCTAAGCTCTACGAATCTCAACACACCTCCTAGTTTTAGGCAACTAGGAATTACTTTTTTCATTTATTTTATACTCTTAATTTTCAGTATTGTTATCTATACGACAATATTTGAAACGTTTGGTTTATTTAGCCTATTAAACCAATTTCAAGATACAATAAAATTTCCAATCAGACCTGTCCTATTACTTTTTGTCCTAGAAGGCTTGGTTATTTTTTCCAATTACTATTTGCAGGGACGTTTGTACGAACTATTTCACCAATCCATTTCAAAAGCCGTACTTATTCCTATTTTATGTTGGGTAATCATCATAGGTGGCACTTTCATGTACGACACGTACCAAAGTATTCCTATTAACCTAAATATTTTCATAAGGTTAGGGACATTGCTGGGTTGGTATGGCACTCTGTGTTTAATTATTGCGTATTATTTTCAACATTCTAATAGAAAGCTATATTACAGTTTGCTATTTCTACATTGGATTTTGTATGCCCTTATATTTTATTTCACGTTCTAGTACTTTGCTAGCTGCTAATAAAAACGATTAATTAACAGTTTAGTGTGAACAATGTTGGTTTAAAAGTATTAATTTTAATACAAGTTTTTTTTACAGAGTATCACCAAACAGCATTCATGAAAATCATACCTATTCTTAGTCTTTTTTTGCTATTCATTTTATCAACGGCTTGCGAAAAAGAATTCATCCCTGAAACTACCTATGACGGTCCAGAGCTTGTTGTAGAAGGTTATATTAGTGTAGGTCCAGGAGCATTACCGCCTTATGTCATTCTAACCAAAAGCATTGAATATTCCTCAACGATTGGCAGTGATATTTTAACTGATATTTTTGTCCATGATGCAGAAGTTAGCATTTCGGATGGCAATAACAAAGTGCAATTACAAGAACTATGCGTAAGCGATCTTCAGGCACTCCCCCCCTTTCTTCGAGATGCAATCCTTCAAGCTATCGGAATACCCAACAACTTTGACTCTACAGGATTTGATATTTGTGTCTATACCGATTTATTGGGGATTGTTGGCTTGGGAGTCGATGTAAAAGAAGGAGGAAGTTATGATTTAGAAATTAAAACAGATGATTTTAATACTGTCACCGCTACGACAACCATTCCTTACGCTGTTATCGTAGATTCTCTGACCTATATCAACCATCCTAGCTATCCAGCCAATGATTCGTTAGTAGAAGTAGCTGCTCATTTCAAAGATCCAGTTGGTCCCAATTATTATAGAGGTTTTTCCAAACGAAATAACGAACCTTTTTACCCTTCTAGTACACGAGGCACCAACGGGTCGGTGAGTGACGATAATATCTTTGATGGGCAAGAATTTAGCTTTGGAGTTATTCGTGGGCAAGATCCTTTTGGAGATTTTGACTTTGATACTTTTGGTTATTTTTGGCGGGGCGATACGGTTACTTTTCGTGCGGCAAACATTGATTATGCCCACTTCCGATTTTGGCAAACACTAGAGTATAATTCAGGTTCTCAAGGACCTTTTGGCACCTACACTCGTATTGAGTCCAACATTAAAGGTGGTTTGGGAATCTGGGGCGGTATGTCCTATCGTGATTACACCTTGATGATTCCTGAATAGATTGCCGACATAAAAACGCTTCTATAGAATTTGTAAAAAAGTCAAAAATTAGCCCATCAGTATCCTAAAACTGTTTATAAAATCCCTAGTTTTGCACATACAAAAACAACAGGGATGCAATTCTATTTAATTTTATGGTGTTTACTTTTCTTGAGTACTCCTATTATGGCACAACAAGACAGTACCATCTTAACCGATCATAGTGATACGATTATTCTTGAAAAAAGTCGCTTGCCCGACTTTGGGCTAGGACACAATACCAAACACTTAGGCAAAGAAGTTTTAAGTACTTATAGTAGTCGAAATTTAGCGCAAGTACTTCAATTAGAGAGTACTTTTTTTGTCAAAAACTATGGCCCAAGTGGTATTAGCAGCCTATCTGGACGAGGTGGTGGTGCTAGCCATACCGCTGTTTTATGGGAAGGCTTTAACATCCAAAGCCCCATGTTGGGTCAAGCTGATATTTCCTTACTTCCTGCTGTTTTTGTAGACTATGTAGACATTCAGTATGGTGGCGAATCTGCCTTATTTGGCAATAGTTCTATTGGAGGCGCCTTGCACCTTGGAACCAATTCAAAATTTGGTAGAGGCTGGCATTTTGAAGGGAATTTGCACGGAGGTTCTTTTGAGGATATTGGCCAACAATTCAACTTAAGTTACAGCAATCATTGGTATTCGGGCAGTATTCGTTCTTTTTATCATAATGCTAAAAACAATTATCTATTTAAAGATATTAATGCCTTTGGTTTTCCTAAGCCTATCAAAGAGCAAACCAACGCTCGTTTGCAACAATGGGGGATTTTGCAAGAGCACAATGTCAAGTTTAAGAAGCATCAATTGGGAATCAAAGCGTGGTATCAAGACAGCAAACGTCAAATTCCTCCCCCTTTATTATTGAGCAGTAGTAATGATTTTCAAAAAGATGAAGCATTGCGATTGGTTGCTCATTGGAAAACCTATTTTGATACGCAAGTTTGGAAAGCTCGATCCGCCCTATTCTTAGAATCCCTGCATTTTCAAAGTGATGCTGTTAACTCCTTGAGTAAGATATTAAGTTCTATTTCTGAAATTGAAAATAAATGGTATTTAAACAATTTACACCACTTCAATTTTGGCTTGAACTACAGCTTTTTTAAAGCCAGTTCTGGAGGCTATACTCAAGATCCTCAACAACACCGACTCGCTCTTTTTGGTGCGTATAAGTTTACAAGCGCCCAAAAGAAATGGGCAGGCACGTTTTCTATAAGAGAAGAGTTGGTCAATAACAATCTAATTACACCAGCAGCATCCTTAGGAGGCACCTGGAATTTTTACAAAAAGTTCCGACTAAACTTACACTTATCCCATAACTACCGTTTGCCTACTTTTAATGACTTATATTGGAACACATTAGGAAATAGCAACCTAAAACCTGAATATAGTTGGAATAGTGAATTGGGGCTTTGTCTACCATTTTGGTTCAAACAGTTTCATATTGAAACAACGATAACTGGATTTTGTAATTTGGTAAACGATTGGATTTTATGGTCTCCCAATACAGCGGGCTTGTGGCGACCAAGTAACGTTGAACAAGTTTGGGCACGAGGAATGGAATTAAATGTGCAAGGAAAATTTCATTGGAAACAATGGCAATTCAAAGCGGCCGCTAATTACGCATTTACACAAAGCACTCGTACCAAAGGCTCTGAACAATCTACCATTGGCAAACAGCTTATTTATACCCCAGCACACAATGCCAATATACGACTACAAGTTCAATACCGTCAAACCAGTTTGTTGTATCAGCATAGCGTAACGTCCTTGCGGTATATTGATAATGCTAATACAGAAATATTACCTCTATTCCACGTTGGGTATCTGCGCTTGAATCAACGTTTTAGTTTTAAAAACACTTCTGCAAATCTTTACTTACAAATCAATAACTTATTTGGAGAAGATTATCAAGTTGTTAGCAACCGAGCAATGCCTTGGCAACAATTTGAACTGGGAATCGGAGTTCGATTATAGTTTAACTTAAAACAAAAAACTCTCAAGAAACAATTTCTTGAGAGTCATTCAATCTGTTATTAAAGTCTTGCCTACAATATTCATTCATGAAGAACATCTATAGAGAATTGGGCAAGAACGCTTTATTTTTACGCAATGAAATTTTCACATACTCCTTAGCAGGAAATTTCAAATTTTTAGCGTTTGCTTTTTCTAGTTGTACAGAGGTTTTAATTTGAGCCAAGGAATACTCTTTAGAACCAGCTTTGTATACTCCTACCAAACGATTCAAAACATCACCCATGATAGCCGAAAAGTCTTCTGCTGCTACCAAGTCTGCTTTTCCATCAATCTCCTCTACCGTATGACAAACAACGTCTAAGATAATTTCTCTTCTTTTTATTTTGTTTTGGACATCTTGTGGTAGATTTGTCCACCAATATTGCAATGTTTTGATATTGTCATTGGTAACATTTTTTTCTCTTAGAAAAATATCTGCTGTAAACTCTTGCAATTTTACAGGAACTTGTTTTACCAAACGAATATTGGTTGCATGTTCGCCTTCTTGTGGATTTTTTTGACCATCAATCAGGGTTGTACTAACAGTATATTTCATTTCTGTTTCAGAACCAATAATTTGTTCCAAAGCTTCACCTGTATTTTCTATTTGTGAGTCATTTAATTGAGGGTTAATATCCTTTTTATCGTTTGTACGAATATTAGATACCACTTCAATATCTATTTCGTTTGATTTAATCTGAGATTGAACAGGTTTAGGCAAACTATCCCACCAAGATTCTAATTCTTTGACATTAGCGTCGGACAATTTGGCTTCTTTTTGTTCATTTTTGGCACGAATCAAACGAATTTCGTGTTCTTGAATTGGCACAGAAATCGTCATTTCTTCGTCTATAGCAGTTGTTGAAGAAGTAGTATTCAGTGCTAAGTTTTCATTGTTAACAATAGCGCTATCGTCATCATTAGCAGCAACTGGTGCAGCATCATTGGCACATCCAGTTAGCAAAATTGCTACAAAGGAAGTTAAGATGATGTTATATATAAATGTGTCTTTCATAATTTCTTATTAATCATTACCAATAATACAGCAAAAATATTGCCAAAAACACTATTTCTTTAACAAACTTTTAACGGCATTTGCAGGATGAATTAACGCACCTGTAACTTTAGTATTACGAGT
It includes:
- a CDS encoding histone deacetylase — its product is MLKIAFSSIYKYTLPEGHRFPMSKYELIPAQLLHQGIIEQEHFFEPQPLEETWILRTHDKAYWQSLKELSISPKAARKIGFPVRKSLIDRGRVIAQGTIDCALYAKQYGVAMNVAGGTHHSFRDRGEGFCVLNDFAIASNYLLDNQLAQQILIIDLDVHQGNGTAKIFEQEPRVFTFSMHGAKNYPLQKENSDLDIPLEDGLKDEPYLDLVRAYIPRLLEEVQPDLVFYLSGVDVLASDKLGRLGLSIEGCKIRDQLVFEYCKAANIPVAVSMGGGYSPKLAHIVDAHCNTFKMAQEVFFD
- a CDS encoding DUF4249 domain-containing protein, yielding MKIIPILSLFLLFILSTACEKEFIPETTYDGPELVVEGYISVGPGALPPYVILTKSIEYSSTIGSDILTDIFVHDAEVSISDGNNKVQLQELCVSDLQALPPFLRDAILQAIGIPNNFDSTGFDICVYTDLLGIVGLGVDVKEGGSYDLEIKTDDFNTVTATTTIPYAVIVDSLTYINHPSYPANDSLVEVAAHFKDPVGPNYYRGFSKRNNEPFYPSSTRGTNGSVSDDNIFDGQEFSFGVIRGQDPFGDFDFDTFGYFWRGDTVTFRAANIDYAHFRFWQTLEYNSGSQGPFGTYTRIESNIKGGLGIWGGMSYRDYTLMIPE
- a CDS encoding ABC transporter ATP-binding protein, translated to MQRVIDIQNVKKSYQMGEQVVHALRGVTLNIKRNEYVALMGPSGSGKSTLMNMLGCLDTPSAGTYLLNNQNVSTLVDDELAEIRNKEIGFVFQTFNLIPRLSSLENVALPLVYSGMKKSDRLAKAQAVLESVGLGDRVHHKPNELSGGQRQRVAVARALVNNPSIILADEPTGNLDSKTSIEIMALFEEIHNNGNTVILVTHEPDIAEHAHRIIRLKDGEIESDILNQEIISAIKK
- a CDS encoding TonB-dependent siderophore receptor; protein product: MQFYLILWCLLFLSTPIMAQQDSTILTDHSDTIILEKSRLPDFGLGHNTKHLGKEVLSTYSSRNLAQVLQLESTFFVKNYGPSGISSLSGRGGGASHTAVLWEGFNIQSPMLGQADISLLPAVFVDYVDIQYGGESALFGNSSIGGALHLGTNSKFGRGWHFEGNLHGGSFEDIGQQFNLSYSNHWYSGSIRSFYHNAKNNYLFKDINAFGFPKPIKEQTNARLQQWGILQEHNVKFKKHQLGIKAWYQDSKRQIPPPLLLSSSNDFQKDEALRLVAHWKTYFDTQVWKARSALFLESLHFQSDAVNSLSKILSSISEIENKWYLNNLHHFNFGLNYSFFKASSGGYTQDPQQHRLALFGAYKFTSAQKKWAGTFSIREELVNNNLITPAASLGGTWNFYKKFRLNLHLSHNYRLPTFNDLYWNTLGNSNLKPEYSWNSELGLCLPFWFKQFHIETTITGFCNLVNDWILWSPNTAGLWRPSNVEQVWARGMELNVQGKFHWKQWQFKAAANYAFTQSTRTKGSEQSTIGKQLIYTPAHNANIRLQVQYRQTSLLYQHSVTSLRYIDNANTEILPLFHVGYLRLNQRFSFKNTSANLYLQINNLFGEDYQVVSNRAMPWQQFELGIGVRL
- a CDS encoding rhomboid family intramembrane serine protease, producing the protein MNSLFLQLSNEPALHEAPLTYLILAITIYTSYRYMEDSDEKRRMLFNAYAIDKYNQWYRFFSHGLIHKDWVHLGLNSFVLYMFGGQLEMDLKSTRYFGPLMGPILYLTLYLTGLAMSSVYSFYKHRYSSSYNALGASGAVSSVVFATILLSPLGGIGIIFIPIRIPAFIFGGLYLAYSAYKSKQGNDNIGHDAHYWGSVWGFVFLLIFQPKLLLDFIDQIKLYLSTIF
- the msrB gene encoding peptide-methionine (R)-S-oxide reductase MsrB, which codes for MKKINKTEAEWKNQLSDLEYNVLRQAGTERAFTGAYYNHEEEGTYLCNACKTPLFDSTNKYHSGCGWPSFWGELETANITQRADNSHGMRRVELVCSTCESHLGHIFNDGPPPTGVRYCINSVSLDFVPKK